ATTCTTAACTTTAAATCTTGACTTAGAGGCCAAAAAGCTGCTTAAAAAAAATACGATAGAATATAAAAAAATTGTTGCTTTTTTTGGTAAAAACATTTTAAATAAAGATAATGGGATTAATAAGAAAATTCTGGCAGAGGTCATTTTTTCAGACCCCTCTAAAAAAAAGGCCTTAGAAAATATAATCTATCCAACTTTAAGAACAAATATCAATAATATACTTGAAAGAAGCAAACAATCCGCAGCAATAATTGAAGGCGCGGTTATTATCGAATCAGGATATTACCGGAAGTTAGACAAAACTATCCTTGTTACCTGTGATTTCTCAAGAAGGATTAAAAGATCATATAAAAAATTTACTTTTGATGATTTTGCAAAAAGGGATAAAAATCAATTAAATCAGGCAGAAAAAATTAAAAAATCTGATTTTATAATCAACAATAATTACGGATTTAAATTTTTAATTCCTCAAATTCAGCTATTAATAAACTTTCTAAACAACATTTATCGTACTTGAAAAATAGAACCTCAAAGGATTAAAATTTCCCGATTCCCGGATTTAATTCAAATAAGAGGGGGATATATCTATGGAAGAATATCGCAAATGTGAAGATTTAGGCTATATATTTATAAATGAACTTTTAGAATTTGCCAATCAAAGAAAACAGGTAGAGGAAATATTTCATTTCGTTAATGTCGGTTTTGAATATACATTTGGGGCAACGGCAATAATGTTTATATACAAAAAATATAATCTGGAAGAAAAAATAGAAATTTCAAGAGGGGTTTCTCTTGAATATGTTAAAAAATTTAATGAAAATCCTCCATTATCTATATTAAAAGAAATAAAATCTGCTCGGGGCGGCTTATATATAGATTTCAAAAAAGAACACGAAAAGTATTCCGAATATAGTTTTTTATTTGAGCACGATAATGTGGCCGAGTTTTACGGCTATGAATTAAAAACCGCATATACGGACTCATATTTTGTAATAATGTACTCAGTCCCTGGATTTAAGAACTGCGGAAATGAAAAAACCGGCGTATTCGATACAATCTTTTCCGTACTTGCGTACATCTTAAACTCAAACAAATGCGTTCAAACTATGAGGGACTGTTCCCAGATCGATTATGTATCGGGGCTCAACAATTTTAAATATTTCCATGAAAAACTTTTTCAAGAGATGCAAAAAATTGCCAATGAAAAAGGAATATTATCCCTTGCTTTAATTTCAATAAATCAATTAAATAAACTAAACTCAATATTTGGCCACAGTGCGGGAGACAAAAACATAGGGCTAATCGCGAATATTATTAAAAAACATATACGAATATTCGATATAGCCGCCAGATACGGCAATAAATTTATTATACTGTTTCCAGGTATGGATAAGAACCCGGTCAAAGATATTTTAAGAACTATTTTTTCGGAGGTTGAGGCAAACTTTAAGAATGAAAACCAGGACATATTATCATTAAATGCCGGTGTTTCGTCATTCCCAGCGGACGGTAATAATGAACGAACGGTTTTAGATTTAGCCGAAGGTCATCGCATAGATGCCAGAAGGAAGAGTAAATGGTCCATAGTATAATTATAATATAATAAAAATAACCAAAATAAAATTTTAAACTTAAGAGGTAGTTATGAATATTAAAGAATTATCCGCAAAAAAAATTTCAGAGTTATTGCAGATAGCAAAGAATTATAGCATAGAAGGAGCGTCGGGGATGCGAAAGCAAGATTTAATATATGCCCTGCTTCAGGCAGAAACTGAAAAAAACCAGCAGGCCGAAAAAAACGGTTTGCTTTCGGGCGAAGGCGTACTTGAAATTTTACCTGACCAGTACGGATTTTTAAGATCGCTCGAGGCAAATTATCTTCACGGACCTGACGACATTTATGTATCGCCGTCCCAGATTAGAAAATTCGGACTCAGAACCGGCGACACCATCCGCGGGGTAATCAGGCCGCCGAAAGACAGCGAAAGGTTTTATGCGCTCCTTAAGGTAGAAAGCGTTAATTTTGAAGACCCTGAAGTTGCCAAAGAAAAAATACTATTTGACAACCTGACCCCCTTATATCCCGAGGACAGGATAAAACTTGAATTCGATCCAAAAAATTTATCTACAAGACTGATGGATTTGCTTATTCCTATAGGAAAGGGACAAAGGGGCTTAATCGTGGCGCCTCCAAGGACAGGAAAAACCATGCTTTTAAAAGACATAGCCCACGCTATAAATACTAACCATAAAGAAATTTTTCTGATGGTTCTTTTAATAGACGAAAGACCGGAGGAAGTTACCGATATGCAAAGGTCCGTAAATGGGGAAGTAATCAGTTCCACATTTGACGAACCGCCTCAAAGACACATTCAGATTGCCGAAATAGTTATAGAAAAGGCAAAAAGAATCGTTGAAACAGGAAAAGATGTCGTTATCCTGCTGGACTCTATTACAAGGCTTGCCAGGGCTTACAATGTAACCATTCCATCCTCGGGAAAGGTTTTATCGGGCGGGGTTGATTCAAATGCCCTCCATAAGCCAAAAAGATTTTTCGGAGCGGCAAGAAATATCGAGGAGGGAGGAAGCCTTACCATAATAGCAACTGCCTTAATAGATACGGGTTCCAGAATGGATGAGGTAATTTTTGAAGAGTTTAAAGGAACGGGAAATATGGAGGTAAATTTAGACAGAAAACTTGCGGAAAAAAGGGTATTCCCCGCCTTCGATATAAATAAATCCGGTACAAGAAAAGAAGAACTTCTTGTTGACAAAGACCATCTTAAAAAGATTTGGGTTTTAAGAAAGGTTTTATCTAATATGGATCCGGCCGAAGCAATGGAATTCTTAATCGATAAAATTAAAAATACAAAATCAAATGCCGATTTCTTAAATCTAATGAATCAATAAGCGTGTTAAATAACGATTATCATCTTTATTTTTTTAATAATCGGGCTATATATTCCAAATTTTTTAATGATGACCCTTTATTTTGCGATATAAGATTTAAACCGCTTTTTCTTGCATCTTTTATTGCTTTCTCATCGTATAAGTAATATAATAACGCATTATATAATTCTTCAGGAGACGCTACCTTTTTGCCTGCCTTAATTTCAATAATTTTACCTGCGATCTCCGCGAAATTTTCCACATATTTACCGAAAATTACAGGCTTTCCAAAAAATAACGGCTCTAATAAATTATGTCCCCCTGCATGCACCATGCTTCCCCCTACGAAAGCGACATCGCATAAGCTGTATATTGATATTAATTCTCCAATTATATCCACTAAAATAACAACCTTTAGACCGGCGGAACTAGTCTTTTTAAAGTCAAAGTTATGCGGAAGGGCAAGTTTATAATTTGACGAATAAATAGAAGAAAGCCTGTAATATTGCAAATTGTAGCCGCTTATAAGGCTGTCAGCATATTCAAATCTTTCGGGGTGTCTTGGCGCTATAAAAAGGAAAAAATTTTCATCTTTTTTATCTAATTTTACAAAGGCGTCTAAAATCAGCCTCTCTTCTTCTTTATGAGTGCTGCCTGCAACTATTACCCTACCGTCTTTAAATATATTTTTTAAATTTTCCATTTTTTTAGAAATTTCTTCCGTAAAATTTGCAAGGTTTGAATCAAATTTCATATTTCCGGTTATGTGGATGTTT
This is a stretch of genomic DNA from Candidatus Acidulodesulfobacterium ferriphilum. It encodes these proteins:
- a CDS encoding dephospho-CoA kinase, whose product is MIKIGLTGSIGSGKTTVLNLLKDYGFLTLNLDLEAKKLLKKNTIEYKKIVAFFGKNILNKDNGINKKILAEVIFSDPSKKKALENIIYPTLRTNINNILERSKQSAAIIEGAVIIESGYYRKLDKTILVTCDFSRRIKRSYKKFTFDDFAKRDKNQLNQAEKIKKSDFIINNNYGFKFLIPQIQLLINFLNNIYRT
- a CDS encoding GGDEF domain-containing protein, with the translated sequence MEEYRKCEDLGYIFINELLEFANQRKQVEEIFHFVNVGFEYTFGATAIMFIYKKYNLEEKIEISRGVSLEYVKKFNENPPLSILKEIKSARGGLYIDFKKEHEKYSEYSFLFEHDNVAEFYGYELKTAYTDSYFVIMYSVPGFKNCGNEKTGVFDTIFSVLAYILNSNKCVQTMRDCSQIDYVSGLNNFKYFHEKLFQEMQKIANEKGILSLALISINQLNKLNSIFGHSAGDKNIGLIANIIKKHIRIFDIAARYGNKFIILFPGMDKNPVKDILRTIFSEVEANFKNENQDILSLNAGVSSFPADGNNERTVLDLAEGHRIDARRKSKWSIV
- a CDS encoding transcription termination factor Rho encodes the protein MNIKELSAKKISELLQIAKNYSIEGASGMRKQDLIYALLQAETEKNQQAEKNGLLSGEGVLEILPDQYGFLRSLEANYLHGPDDIYVSPSQIRKFGLRTGDTIRGVIRPPKDSERFYALLKVESVNFEDPEVAKEKILFDNLTPLYPEDRIKLEFDPKNLSTRLMDLLIPIGKGQRGLIVAPPRTGKTMLLKDIAHAINTNHKEIFLMVLLIDERPEEVTDMQRSVNGEVISSTFDEPPQRHIQIAEIVIEKAKRIVETGKDVVILLDSITRLARAYNVTIPSSGKVLSGGVDSNALHKPKRFFGAARNIEEGGSLTIIATALIDTGSRMDEVIFEEFKGTGNMEVNLDRKLAEKRVFPAFDINKSGTRKEELLVDKDHLKKIWVLRKVLSNMDPAEAMEFLIDKIKNTKSNADFLNLMNQ